The proteins below are encoded in one region of Clostridium fermenticellae:
- a CDS encoding flagellar protein FlgN has product MYLEQLNSIMLEEYSALDELFKSLCEQFNYITKKNVFALDAVREKIENCARSVAKCEVERRKLVNGKSMTALILESDNEVLKENFENIQNLIHKLNLQKDTNEVLIRQGLNYTTQMLNVLNPNRKPRTYNSYGRRK; this is encoded by the coding sequence ATGTATTTGGAACAATTGAACTCTATAATGCTTGAAGAATACAGTGCATTAGATGAACTTTTTAAATCACTCTGTGAGCAGTTTAATTATATAACAAAAAAGAATGTTTTTGCACTAGATGCGGTTAGGGAGAAGATAGAGAATTGTGCGAGAAGTGTTGCAAAGTGCGAAGTTGAGAGAAGAAAGCTTGTAAATGGAAAGTCAATGACTGCTTTGATTTTAGAATCTGATAATGAAGTTTTAAAAGAAAACTTTGAAAACATACAAAATTTAATTCATAAGTTAAATTTGCAGAAAGATACAAATGAAGTACTAATAAGACAGGGACTCAATTATACTACACAAATGTTAAATGTACTGAATCCTAATAGGAAGCCAAGAACTTACAATTCATATGGGAGGCGTAAATAG
- a CDS encoding flagellin — MRITNKMISDNYLNDMQANLNNLKNIQQQITTQNNFSRPSDAPFDVSITMQMQSSINANTQYGKNITNTSNWMQSTDTALSQIGDIYSKIRDDLVKAGNGVLKSDDLSKIKDEINQYISSLSGILNSNSQGEFIFGGTKGSSKPTGAQSEYITTKSNPDGSDVTISGDSTEASDTMYEIGVSSIDAKGNGNIEGVNCVKSTDGGKTWTSITPTFVSTNYVKIDGLDLKFSPNLNTKVNDTYTFSLVKNTVLSYNSSDNQTIKDLPPVVSDGFTASNWSGKGIVFNVNGATEDSKITLSSFASGADVDDVVKDINNKISANSDLKGKVLAQKTSDGKIRFDTLTNDTVFLKNSTVTSDLTSAASKEIPNIELSQIDSKRQTEISQGVLVQYNVSASDVINYGSGSTDNIIDLFKRIVNNLDGKDDTGALNSDAAQKAISGDDLNDLDKAITQILKVRSNVGSTENRMTAAQTQNSDFSTDMTDILSKTQKVDMTKVIMQYATAQTVYLASLQTSAKIIQPTLMDYLS; from the coding sequence ATGAGAATCACAAATAAGATGATTTCTGACAATTATTTAAATGATATGCAGGCCAATTTGAATAATCTTAAGAATATTCAGCAGCAGATAACAACGCAGAATAATTTTTCAAGACCATCAGATGCACCTTTTGATGTATCTATAACTATGCAGATGCAGTCATCTATAAATGCAAATACACAGTATGGCAAAAATATAACTAATACTAGTAATTGGATGCAGTCTACAGATACCGCGCTTAGTCAAATAGGAGATATATATTCTAAAATAAGAGATGACTTAGTTAAAGCTGGCAACGGAGTGCTAAAATCTGATGATCTTTCAAAAATTAAGGACGAGATAAATCAGTATATAAGCAGTTTATCTGGAATACTTAATTCAAATTCACAGGGGGAGTTTATTTTTGGAGGTACTAAAGGGTCTTCAAAACCTACAGGAGCCCAAAGTGAGTATATTACGACTAAATCTAATCCAGACGGAAGTGATGTAACTATCTCGGGGGATTCTACGGAAGCTTCAGATACTATGTATGAAATAGGAGTGTCATCTATTGATGCAAAGGGAAATGGCAATATAGAAGGTGTAAATTGCGTCAAATCTACTGATGGAGGGAAAACATGGACAAGTATTACTCCAACATTTGTTTCAACAAACTATGTTAAGATAGATGGATTGGATTTAAAGTTTAGTCCGAATTTGAATACCAAGGTAAATGACACTTATACCTTTTCACTTGTAAAGAATACTGTCCTTTCTTATAATTCAAGTGACAACCAAACGATTAAGGATTTGCCACCGGTTGTGTCAGATGGATTTACTGCATCCAACTGGTCAGGCAAGGGCATTGTATTTAATGTAAATGGTGCAACTGAAGATTCAAAGATAACATTGTCTTCATTTGCTAGTGGTGCAGATGTAGATGATGTTGTAAAAGATATAAATAATAAAATTTCAGCTAATTCTGATTTGAAAGGGAAAGTACTGGCACAGAAGACTTCAGATGGTAAGATAAGATTCGACACATTAACTAATGATACAGTTTTCTTAAAGAATTCCACGGTTACGAGCGATCTTACATCTGCAGCTTCAAAAGAGATTCCGAATATAGAGTTAAGTCAGATAGATTCTAAAAGGCAAACGGAAATATCACAAGGAGTTTTAGTACAGTACAATGTTTCAGCATCTGATGTCATAAATTATGGAAGTGGATCTACAGATAATATAATAGATTTGTTTAAAAGGATAGTGAATAATCTTGATGGAAAGGATGACACAGGTGCATTAAATTCTGATGCTGCACAAAAGGCAATTTCAGGAGATGATTTAAATGATCTTGATAAAGCTATAACACAAATTCTGAAGGTACGTTCAAATGTTGGTTCTACAGAAAATAGAATGACTGCTGCACAAACACAAAATTCAGATTTTAGTACAGATATGACTGATATACTTTCAAAAACCCAAAAAGTAGACATGACTAAGGTAATTATGCAGTATGCTACTGCTCAGACAGTATACCTTGCATCTCTCCAGACAAGTGCTAAGATAATTCAACCAACACTTATGGATTATTTATCATAG
- the fliS gene encoding flagellar export chaperone FliS translates to MYSQNAYNVYKSNSVNYASKEQLLLMLVDGAVKFSKIGRQAIIDNDIKRAHENIIKTENIFYELMASLDISKASNWGKQLMSLYDFIVRRLMDANMKKDEKIMDEVIPFIENVRDMWSEAYKISKKNK, encoded by the coding sequence ATGTATTCTCAAAATGCATATAATGTTTATAAATCTAACAGTGTAAATTATGCTTCAAAAGAACAGCTTTTACTTATGCTTGTGGATGGTGCAGTTAAATTTTCTAAAATAGGGAGACAGGCCATAATCGATAATGATATAAAAAGGGCCCATGAAAATATAATTAAGACCGAAAATATATTTTATGAGCTTATGGCTTCCTTAGATATTTCTAAGGCATCCAATTGGGGAAAGCAGCTTATGAGTCTATATGACTTTATAGTGAGAAGGCTCATGGATGCTAATATGAAAAAGGATGAAAAAATAATGGATGAAGTCATACCTTTTATAGAAAATGTAAGAGATATGTGGAGTGAGGCATATAAAATTTCTAAAAAAAATAAATAG
- a CDS encoding chemotaxis protein CheW, with translation MQVVIFKLNNEQFAVKTSKVHAINDVMEITKVPKAPDYIKGLINLRGSIISLLDVNLLLDIPKSEQKQNSIIILDIDDESVGIIVDQVDEVLDIDENVLENITDTTKAYIEGVINFKDRIITLIDIDKLLPN, from the coding sequence GTGCAAGTAGTTATATTTAAATTAAATAATGAACAATTTGCAGTAAAAACGTCGAAGGTCCATGCTATAAATGATGTTATGGAAATAACTAAGGTACCAAAGGCACCGGATTATATAAAAGGGCTTATAAATCTTAGAGGAAGTATAATATCTCTTCTGGATGTAAATCTCCTTTTAGATATTCCAAAAAGCGAACAAAAGCAGAACAGTATAATAATATTAGATATAGATGATGAATCTGTAGGAATAATAGTTGACCAAGTTGATGAAGTTTTAGATATAGATGAAAATGTATTAGAAAATATAACTGATACAACCAAAGCATATATTGAAGGGGTTATAAATTTTAAGGATAGAATAATTACTCTAATAGATATAGACAAGCTTCTTCCAAATTAG
- the fliD gene encoding flagellar filament capping protein FliD, with protein sequence MSSSTSSTSSTIGTGSGGGNMLRITGLNTGLDIDAMVKKMLTSDQTKVDSAKQQQQLIQWKQEAYQSIISDIKDLQNSYFDITNSANCLLSSNNYDNMAAVSTDTMVVDAKANSTAAAGNYKILVKQLAAASSIEGTSKVKTSDNKDASNSTKLTDLGLSTGKYSLKLSYDGKDPVQIDLNITDSSTINDLASAIKTQTNGAVTAKLNDLTGTFSIQTADTGASSSLKIGNVSDTDTTAKDLLSKFNINVDSASGVSGIGEQDALFAIKEPDSSSYIVGENSSNNFVANGVQYTLSDVNSTMDYISSDNVGKSVPDDSFTTSDIPVSVSISQDTSKIKDIITSFIDKYNNVIGEIQDKLNEKKDYDYKPLTDTQKSTMSDTDITNWETKAKQGILRNDDNLQNLLNDLTNAFYTPVEDADGNKASTLYFGDIGSNAIGISTSSDYTQGGKISITDETKFTDAITNHLDEVMKLFTTTSDSTDATDKFKQSGIFERISDTFNNNVGIVGSSYNNSILTKYANVQEDYSIYGGGGSGTLPDQIYQQQIIINDLTTRMNDDQTKYYNQFTQLETAMEQLNAQQSALSSFFSS encoded by the coding sequence ATGTCAAGTAGTACAAGCAGTACTAGTAGTACAATTGGAACTGGATCTGGTGGAGGAAATATGCTCAGAATAACGGGACTCAATACAGGACTGGATATAGATGCAATGGTTAAAAAGATGCTTACATCAGATCAGACTAAAGTTGATTCGGCAAAGCAGCAGCAGCAGCTGATACAATGGAAACAAGAAGCTTATCAAAGTATTATAAGTGATATAAAGGATTTACAGAATTCATATTTTGATATAACTAATTCAGCCAATTGTTTGTTGTCCTCAAATAATTATGATAATATGGCAGCAGTTAGTACCGATACTATGGTTGTAGATGCCAAAGCTAATTCTACGGCAGCAGCAGGAAATTACAAGATCCTAGTAAAGCAGCTTGCTGCGGCATCTTCAATAGAAGGAACATCAAAGGTTAAAACATCAGATAATAAAGATGCATCTAACTCAACAAAGTTAACTGATCTAGGGTTAAGCACTGGAAAGTATTCATTAAAATTATCATATGACGGAAAAGATCCCGTTCAGATTGATCTTAATATAACAGATTCATCTACTATTAATGATCTGGCATCTGCAATAAAAACTCAGACTAACGGGGCGGTAACGGCTAAATTAAATGACCTCACAGGAACATTTTCAATTCAGACGGCGGACACAGGAGCATCGTCGAGTTTGAAAATTGGAAATGTGTCAGATACAGATACAACAGCAAAAGATCTTCTTTCCAAATTTAATATAAATGTAGATTCTGCAAGCGGAGTATCTGGAATAGGTGAGCAGGATGCGCTGTTTGCTATAAAAGAACCAGATTCAAGCAGTTATATAGTCGGAGAAAACAGTTCAAACAATTTTGTTGCTAATGGAGTTCAATATACATTGTCTGATGTAAATTCTACAATGGACTACATATCCTCTGATAATGTTGGAAAATCTGTTCCGGATGATAGCTTTACAACAAGTGACATTCCTGTAAGTGTATCAATTAGTCAGGATACTTCTAAAATAAAAGATATTATTACAAGTTTTATAGATAAATATAACAATGTAATAGGTGAAATACAAGATAAGTTGAATGAAAAAAAGGATTATGATTACAAACCACTTACGGATACCCAAAAAAGCACTATGAGTGATACGGATATAACCAATTGGGAAACTAAAGCCAAACAAGGTATTTTAAGAAATGATGATAACCTACAAAATCTTCTAAACGATTTGACTAATGCATTTTATACTCCGGTTGAAGATGCCGATGGAAATAAAGCATCAACCCTCTACTTTGGAGATATTGGATCAAATGCCATAGGAATTAGTACGTCTTCAGATTATACTCAAGGTGGTAAAATCAGTATAACGGATGAAACAAAGTTTACAGATGCTATTACCAATCATTTAGATGAAGTCATGAAACTTTTTACAACTACATCTGACAGTACAGATGCAACGGATAAATTTAAACAATCGGGTATATTTGAAAGAATAAGTGACACTTTTAATAATAATGTTGGAATAGTTGGAAGCAGTTACAATAATTCTATACTTACAAAGTATGCCAATGTGCAGGAGGATTATAGTATATATGGTGGAGGTGGTTCTGGAACACTTCCAGATCAAATATATCAGCAGCAGATAATTATAAATGATCTAACGACAAGGATGAATGATGATCAAACTAAGTATTACAATCAGTTTACACAACTGGAGA
- the fliY gene encoding flagellar motor switch phosphatase FliY — MSNGFLSQEEIDALLNGGGDTQPVSKEKDNNSEEAKTTKDEKNISEDNSSEKQSKDTQSGSTEEITDMERDLLGEIGNISMGSASTALSTIINQQVNITTPVVSATTLNELKGGFHTPNVALEVKYTSGIVGENLLVMDVRDAAVISNLMMGGDGKVADDIDELSEIELSAVSEAMNQMIGSAATSMATMFMREVNISPPSSKIWNNLTEPLAEGISDDEQIVKVSFSLNIGDLVDSHIMQLLPMGTAKKIISIMMGEEGPVEAGSIDKSAQAKAEVKQEQQPKAENKDSIPQDINLSPKSIETPVMPASSGVQSQTQSSEKMQPKVEVREAAFQPLDNTSHRETVPQNIDLILDVPLEISVVLGRAKKSIKDILNFGTGSLIELDKLAEEPVEILVNGKKVAYGEVVVVDENFGVRISGIVTGEERIKSLGK, encoded by the coding sequence ATGAGTAATGGGTTTCTTTCACAGGAAGAAATAGATGCACTTTTGAATGGAGGAGGAGACACACAGCCTGTATCAAAAGAAAAGGATAATAATTCAGAAGAAGCGAAAACAACTAAGGATGAAAAAAATATATCAGAAGATAATAGTAGTGAAAAACAGTCTAAAGATACTCAAAGTGGAAGTACAGAGGAAATAACTGATATGGAAAGGGATCTTTTGGGAGAAATTGGAAATATATCCATGGGATCTGCATCGACTGCACTTTCTACAATAATAAATCAGCAGGTAAATATAACAACTCCTGTAGTAAGTGCTACTACGTTAAATGAATTGAAAGGAGGATTTCATACTCCAAATGTTGCACTTGAAGTCAAATATACAAGTGGAATAGTAGGTGAGAATCTGCTTGTAATGGATGTTAGAGATGCAGCAGTAATTTCTAACCTTATGATGGGTGGAGATGGAAAAGTAGCTGACGATATTGATGAATTATCAGAAATAGAACTTAGCGCTGTATCTGAAGCTATGAATCAAATGATAGGTTCAGCGGCAACTTCGATGGCTACGATGTTTATGAGAGAAGTAAATATATCCCCTCCTTCCTCTAAAATATGGAACAATTTAACGGAACCATTAGCAGAGGGAATATCTGATGATGAGCAAATTGTAAAAGTTTCGTTTTCACTTAATATAGGTGACTTAGTTGATAGTCACATAATGCAGTTACTGCCAATGGGTACTGCAAAGAAAATAATATCTATAATGATGGGTGAAGAGGGACCTGTTGAAGCTGGCAGCATTGATAAAAGTGCTCAAGCTAAGGCTGAAGTAAAGCAAGAGCAGCAGCCAAAGGCAGAAAATAAAGATTCGATACCTCAAGATATTAATTTAAGTCCAAAATCAATTGAGACTCCTGTAATGCCGGCGTCAAGCGGAGTACAATCTCAAACTCAAAGTAGTGAGAAGATGCAGCCAAAAGTTGAAGTACGTGAGGCAGCATTTCAACCTTTAGATAATACTTCGCATAGGGAAACAGTTCCTCAAAATATAGATCTTATACTAGATGTGCCACTTGAAATTTCTGTAGTACTTGGAAGAGCCAAAAAGAGTATTAAGGATATTTTAAACTTTGGAACAGGGTCATTGATAGAACTTGATAAGCTGGCAGAGGAACCTGTTGAAATTTTAGTTAATGGCAAAAAGGTAGCCTACGGCGAAGTTGTAGTTGTTGATGAAAATTTTGGAGTTAGAATTTCAGGTATTGTTACAGGAGAAGAGAGAATTAAATCTCTTGGTAAATAA
- a CDS encoding response regulator encodes MAKILIVDDAAFMRMMIKDILEKNGFEVIGEANNGAKAVELYKKEKPDIVTMDITMPDMDGIEAVKAIKAFDPEAKIVMCSAMGQQTMVMDAIKAGARDFIVKPFQPDRVLEAIKKVLG; translated from the coding sequence ATGGCAAAGATATTAATTGTTGATGATGCTGCTTTTATGAGAATGATGATAAAGGATATATTAGAAAAGAATGGATTTGAAGTTATAGGTGAGGCAAATAATGGAGCCAAGGCTGTAGAATTATACAAAAAGGAAAAACCGGATATAGTTACTATGGATATAACTATGCCGGATATGGATGGTATAGAAGCAGTTAAAGCTATAAAAGCTTTTGATCCAGAGGCTAAGATAGTAATGTGTTCTGCTATGGGGCAGCAGACTATGGTTATGGATGCCATAAAAGCAGGAGCAAGAGATTTTATTGTTAAACCATTCCAACCTGATAGAGTTTTAGAAGCTATAAAAAAAGTTTTAGGATAA
- the flgK gene encoding flagellar hook-associated protein FlgK: MAGLFGILDVGKSGLFAQQDAINVTSHNIANANTSGYTRQRAEFQASRPATAYPGQMGTGVDVVDINRIRDSFNDYSVRSSNSTVEKYSAASTFLSQVEDIINEPTDDKSGFSYLLGQFFDAWNTLGTHGGEYDSKSGVAKAARALTDNLNEMSNKLAQLKEDAQDKIQETLITNVNSVLDKINSLNQQIEKLESSGQTPNDLMDQRDNLIDNLSSQFGINIVSRKNEGIDLTTSNESDSSEVTNNNGIPPLSADGTSINLVDSSDPDGGYRFSYINDIKPADGQQAGEAGKYTVTYYKNGDKSSESNKVTITVDIEDTGKPGDDDYVSTEDKYKQLNTARVIWADSSGTALKVDKSVKSQGIVQGTIASDGSASVKFEDLAIFQPPSGDMNGYVQAQQYIDKYQSQLDQEAKALAFAVNAIISQSPDALADTSTNINNFFVNSLMESNYTDASSVSDAEKGITAANITINEAILDNPNLIKSAAQYDSDGNRISAENDGTRAVAIEMLRDQRIGITSIENTTDKAAFLSNNIFEEDSTIGSAPIYTIKGNTTDMTFDTNFRKIVSTIGSDELGIKDNITSNTNILNSALEVRNSISGVSLDEEMANLVQFQHCYQANGKIIATVDELLNVVINGLKK, translated from the coding sequence ATGGCAGGGTTATTTGGAATTTTAGATGTAGGAAAAAGCGGGTTATTTGCCCAGCAGGATGCAATAAATGTAACTTCACATAATATAGCTAATGCAAATACTTCCGGATATACAAGGCAGAGGGCCGAATTTCAAGCATCAAGGCCTGCTACAGCGTATCCAGGACAAATGGGAACGGGTGTTGATGTAGTTGACATAAATAGAATAAGGGATTCTTTTAATGATTATTCTGTAAGATCTAGCAACAGTACAGTTGAAAAATATAGTGCAGCCAGTACGTTTTTAAGTCAGGTTGAGGATATAATAAATGAACCAACTGATGATAAGTCTGGATTTTCGTATTTACTTGGCCAGTTTTTTGATGCATGGAATACCCTAGGTACGCATGGAGGAGAATATGATTCTAAGTCCGGGGTTGCAAAAGCAGCACGTGCCCTTACTGATAATTTAAATGAGATGTCTAATAAACTTGCCCAATTGAAGGAAGATGCACAAGATAAGATACAGGAAACTTTGATTACAAATGTTAATAGTGTACTTGATAAAATAAATTCGTTAAACCAACAAATAGAGAAACTTGAATCATCAGGACAGACGCCTAATGATTTAATGGATCAAAGGGACAATTTGATAGATAATTTAAGTTCTCAATTTGGAATAAATATAGTAAGCAGAAAAAATGAAGGTATAGATTTAACTACATCAAATGAAAGCGATAGCAGTGAAGTAACTAATAATAATGGTATTCCCCCGCTATCGGCTGATGGAACAAGTATAAATCTTGTTGATTCAAGTGATCCGGATGGTGGGTATAGATTTTCTTATATAAATGATATTAAGCCTGCTGATGGGCAGCAGGCAGGAGAAGCTGGAAAATATACTGTCACTTATTATAAAAATGGAGATAAGTCTTCTGAAAGCAATAAGGTAACAATAACTGTAGACATTGAGGATACAGGTAAACCCGGTGATGATGATTATGTTAGCACAGAAGACAAATATAAACAATTAAATACAGCAAGAGTAATATGGGCCGATTCGTCTGGTACTGCTTTAAAGGTTGATAAATCGGTTAAATCGCAGGGTATTGTTCAAGGAACCATAGCATCAGATGGAAGTGCATCGGTTAAATTTGAGGATCTGGCTATTTTTCAGCCGCCGTCTGGGGATATGAATGGATATGTACAGGCACAGCAGTATATAGATAAATACCAGAGTCAATTGGATCAGGAAGCAAAAGCTCTTGCATTTGCTGTGAATGCCATAATAAGTCAGAGCCCGGATGCTTTAGCTGACACAAGTACAAACATTAATAATTTTTTTGTAAATTCACTAATGGAGTCAAATTACACAGATGCATCGAGTGTCAGTGATGCTGAAAAGGGAATAACTGCTGCCAATATAACGATAAATGAAGCAATATTAGATAACCCTAATTTGATAAAGTCGGCAGCACAATATGATTCTGACGGAAATAGAATTAGTGCAGAAAATGATGGAACGAGGGCTGTAGCAATCGAAATGCTCCGGGATCAAAGAATAGGTATAACTTCTATAGAAAATACAACAGATAAAGCTGCATTTTTAAGTAATAATATATTTGAAGAAGATTCGACAATAGGATCAGCACCTATTTATACGATAAAAGGAAATACAACAGATATGACATTTGATACTAATTTCAGGAAAATTGTTTCAACGATAGGCTCGGATGAGTTAGGCATAAAAGACAATATAACAAGCAACACAAATATACTGAATAGTGCCTTAGAAGTCAGAAATTCTATATCAGGAGTTTCATTAGATGAAGAAATGGCAAATTTGGTGCAATTTCAACATTGTTATCAGGCAAATGGAAAGATCATAGCAACAGTTGATGAACTTCTTAATGTTGTTATAAATGGACTTAAGAAATAG
- the csrA gene encoding carbon storage regulator CsrA, protein MLVISRKKGQSILIGEDVEITVTKIDDGSVKLSISAPKDITILRKELYKEIESENKSAVSSDISLLKKIDKRDI, encoded by the coding sequence GTGTTAGTTATAAGCAGAAAAAAGGGACAATCGATTTTGATAGGTGAAGATGTGGAAATTACAGTCACGAAAATAGACGATGGATCGGTAAAACTTTCCATATCTGCACCAAAGGATATAACGATCTTGAGAAAGGAACTTTATAAGGAAATTGAATCTGAAAATAAGAGTGCAGTTTCATCGGATATTTCTTTATTAAAGAAGATAGATAAAAGAGATATATAA
- the fliM gene encoding flagellar motor switch protein FliM gives MPDVLSQSEIDTLLAALSAGELTPDEIPKEEEKQKVKPYDFRSPQKFSKDHIRTLELIHDNYARIISNYLTAQVRSNVKVKIESVQQITYEEFIHSVPNPTILTVFKMPPLSGSVLFETNPEFVFEMIDVLLGGRGNGKYKMREFTDIDKNIVKVINSGLIENLKLAWEDVLEVEPEIEGLETNPALNQTLAPTEPVALITFSVEMGKSSTFINICIPYLSIEKVLDKLVVQYWFQDSNESLLQESRSKLRERLNIVNMNVTADLGRTAITVDQFLKLRIGDVLKLDEKINSPIKLKVENEAYCYGKPGTLGKNMGVQILDIIDKDVENYE, from the coding sequence ATGCCAGATGTATTATCACAGAGTGAGATAGATACCCTTTTAGCTGCTTTGTCTGCTGGAGAGCTTACACCAGATGAGATTCCTAAAGAAGAAGAAAAGCAAAAAGTTAAACCATATGATTTTAGAAGTCCTCAAAAGTTCTCGAAGGATCACATAAGAACTTTGGAACTCATTCATGATAACTATGCCAGGATAATTTCAAATTATTTAACTGCCCAGGTTAGGAGTAATGTTAAGGTTAAGATAGAATCTGTACAGCAGATAACTTATGAAGAATTCATCCATTCTGTGCCCAATCCTACTATCCTTACAGTATTTAAAATGCCGCCATTAAGTGGTTCTGTATTATTTGAGACGAATCCAGAGTTTGTTTTTGAAATGATAGATGTATTGCTTGGCGGAAGAGGAAATGGAAAGTATAAGATGAGAGAGTTTACTGATATAGATAAAAACATAGTAAAAGTCATAAACTCAGGTCTTATAGAAAATTTAAAGTTGGCATGGGAAGATGTGCTTGAAGTTGAACCAGAAATAGAAGGATTAGAAACAAATCCAGCACTTAATCAGACATTGGCACCAACTGAGCCGGTTGCACTTATTACATTCTCAGTTGAAATGGGGAAAAGCAGTACTTTTATAAATATCTGCATACCTTATTTAAGTATTGAGAAAGTACTTGATAAGTTGGTTGTACAATATTGGTTTCAGGATAGCAATGAATCATTGCTTCAGGAATCAAGAAGTAAATTGAGAGAAAGGCTTAATATAGTAAATATGAACGTGACGGCCGATCTCGGCAGAACGGCTATTACTGTTGACCAGTTTTTGAAACTCAGAATTGGCGATGTATTAAAGCTGGATGAAAAGATTAATAGCCCTATAAAATTAAAAGTTGAGAATGAGGCATATTGTTATGGAAAACCAGGAACATTAGGAAAAAATATGGGAGTTCAAATACTAGATATTATAGATAAGGATGTGGAAAATTATGAGTAA
- the flgM gene encoding flagellar biosynthesis anti-sigma factor FlgM, which translates to MKVNGISSSNIVNLYNVNKRNVDKKQDAKQNDSIQISRLGKNLSTYSLDDKYVDNTDKIKELKDKIENGTYRPDSRKIAQKMMQGIKEAKSRKL; encoded by the coding sequence ATGAAAGTAAATGGAATTAGTTCAAGTAATATTGTAAATTTGTATAATGTAAATAAAAGAAATGTTGACAAAAAACAGGATGCTAAACAAAATGACAGTATACAAATATCACGTTTGGGAAAAAACTTGAGCACCTATTCACTTGATGATAAGTATGTTGATAATACAGATAAGATAAAAGAACTTAAGGATAAGATAGAAAATGGAACATATAGACCAGATTCACGTAAAATTGCACAGAAGATGATGCAGGGCATAAAGGAAGCAAAATCACGTAAACTTTAA
- a CDS encoding flagellar protein FlaG, translating into MEVNVVSQGRQKAEIFNSDKTTAKVIASCEKAENNVKSSNKRVSETDIKRALDKFNKLLEDKSTHLKYEVYGKFKDIVVKVIDDNTEDVIKELPPKSIIDMVDKFCEMAGMFVDKKV; encoded by the coding sequence ATGGAAGTTAATGTTGTAAGTCAGGGAAGACAGAAGGCAGAGATTTTTAATAGTGATAAAACTACAGCTAAGGTTATTGCTTCTTGTGAAAAGGCGGAGAATAATGTCAAGTCAAGTAATAAAAGAGTTTCAGAAACGGATATAAAAAGGGCGTTGGACAAGTTTAACAAATTGCTTGAGGATAAATCAACTCATTTAAAATACGAAGTCTACGGAAAATTTAAAGATATAGTGGTTAAAGTAATTGATGACAATACTGAGGACGTTATTAAAGAACTTCCGCCAAAGAGCATAATAGATATGGTTGATAAGTTTTGTGAGATGGCAGGCATGTTTGTAGATAAAAAGGTGTGA
- the fliW gene encoding flagellar assembly protein FliW, which yields MKLRTKYHGVVDYKEDEIIYFKKGIPGFEKLKKFILFKVEGNEDFSVLHSVEDKSIGLIVISPFYIVKDYEFELDDKKMKELKIENKNEVVVLTTVTLNSKVEGITINLKAPIIINIKKCLGEQIILDNPDYLIKYPIVR from the coding sequence ATGAAATTAAGAACAAAATATCATGGAGTAGTGGATTATAAAGAAGATGAAATTATTTATTTTAAAAAAGGTATTCCAGGGTTTGAAAAATTAAAGAAATTTATACTTTTTAAAGTGGAGGGAAATGAAGATTTTAGTGTACTCCATTCTGTAGAAGACAAAAGTATAGGATTAATTGTTATATCCCCTTTTTATATCGTGAAGGATTATGAATTTGAACTTGATGACAAAAAGATGAAAGAATTAAAAATTGAGAATAAAAATGAAGTTGTAGTACTGACAACAGTTACATTAAATTCAAAAGTAGAAGGTATTACAATAAATCTAAAAGCTCCTATAATCATAAATATAAAAAAGTGTTTGGGGGAACAAATAATATTGGATAATCCAGATTATTTAATAAAATATCCTATTGTCAGGTAG